In the Acidobacteriota bacterium genome, CGCGCAACTGGGATTGGCCGGCGGCGTACGTTCACCCGGATGCGCCCCCAGCCTGACGACGCTCTTCCCAGCGCGCGGTCCCGTGGCCACCCGCCCCGAAACCGAGGCGCTGTACAGTTCGGCCAAGAGGGGCTGCTCGTCCCACAGCCGGTCCACACCATACGCATCGGCCTCCAAATCCAGGCCCCGGTCTTTCAGGAGCCTCTCGACCCGCTGCCGGATGCGCCGCGCCACGCGCGCCACTTCCCTGTCATCGGGTGCGGAAACGCGCCGGAAGACGGGAGGATCCTCTCCGTATTCCAGGTAGAGGCCGTCCATGGCGAGCAGGTGAAAATGGGGGTCGAGGTTGAGCGCATCGCTGAAGCGCTGAATGAAAAGGACGGCGCCCGAGCGGGCGCGGCGGTTCAGCGACCGCATCCCCGCCCGGCGGCGGATGGAGGCGAATACGGCGCGCTGGAAGATCCGGGCTACGGCCGTGACCAGCGAGGCGTCATAGGCGAGGCGGTAGCGCAGCGGATAGGGAACCGACAGTACCCATTGCCGGACCGGTTCTTCAGGAAACACGCGATCCGCGAGGTGCGCGGCCGTATCGGCCATGCGCCGGCCGCAGCAGGAGGGGCAGAAGCCGCGGCACTTGCATGAGTATGGCACGACCCGGTCCATCCCGCAATCGTCGCAGTGCACGCGCAAAAAACCGTGGGCCGCCACGCCGCATTCCAGGAACTTGCGCAGTTCGCGCTCGACGAAGCGGGGGACCGGCCGGTCGCGCTCCCGCTGCCGGGCCAGGAAGGTTTCGAGGTGACCGGCGACCGTTTCGTGGAGCACGGTTTCTTCCGGACGGCGCGGGATATAGGCCTCGGCCCGCTCGCGCACGGCGAGGCATCCCCAGGCTTCGAGCACGGAGGCCTGACACCCCATGTGTTTGCCCTCCCGATAGCGACGCGGCCGGAGCTTCCGGCCATGTATCTAATGGGGGCAGGTGCGTTTTGAGCGAAGGGTTGTAAAGCGGGGGCGCATCGGCGGCGTCCGCCGGCGGGGGTTTTGCCTGGGATGGCTGGGGTTTCTGGTGAGCCGTGAAGGAATCGAACCTTCAACCTACTGATTAAGAGTCAGTTGCTCTGCCAATTGAG is a window encoding:
- a CDS encoding transposase, with translation MGCQASVLEAWGCLAVRERAEAYIPRRPEETVLHETVAGHLETFLARQRERDRPVPRFVERELRKFLECGVAAHGFLRVHCDDCGMDRVVPYSCKCRGFCPSCCGRRMADTAAHLADRVFPEEPVRQWVLSVPYPLRYRLAYDASLVTAVARIFQRAVFASIRRRAGMRSLNRRARSGAVLFIQRFSDALNLDPHFHLLAMDGLYLEYGEDPPVFRRVSAPDDREVARVARRIRQRVERLLKDRGLDLEADAYGVDRLWDEQPLLAELYSASVSGRVATGPRAGKSVVRLGAHPGERTPPANPSCAASGGFSVHAGVAVPAHDRERLERLARYAARPPVATGRLSRLGDGRLLYRLKRRWSDGTSHVVYHPLELIERLAALVPPPRYNIIRYYGVLAPRSAFRPMIVPRPKEESVAPPADRRDGVSAPGERQTSRQDENGVQGKKGRNYSWARLMARVFELDVLRCPRCGERMRIMAAIDSPEAIAKILACLGLPIRPPPLAPAVSDPESRIF